From a region of the Butyrivibrio sp. AE3004 genome:
- a CDS encoding Gx transporter family protein, producing the protein MKNNISATGKIALLGLLLSYAMLLSYIETLIPFFGGVPGMKLGLPNMVIVLIIFSYGEYEGILINVLRIVLSGFLFGSLFGILFSVTGAAISFIVMVVIKKLDLFDIKGVSICGGLAHNMGQLLVAAFIVKTSGIFYYIPLLMLSGALTGFLNGFIAGMMLKYGENAKLL; encoded by the coding sequence ATGAAGAATAATATTTCTGCCACCGGCAAAATTGCATTACTTGGATTATTGCTTTCTTATGCGATGTTACTTTCGTATATTGAAACATTGATTCCTTTTTTTGGAGGAGTACCGGGCATGAAGCTTGGTCTCCCCAACATGGTAATAGTACTTATTATTTTTTCTTACGGAGAATATGAAGGTATTCTCATAAATGTTTTACGAATTGTTCTCTCAGGCTTTTTGTTTGGCAGCCTGTTTGGAATTTTATTTTCCGTAACAGGTGCTGCAATAAGCTTTATTGTAATGGTAGTTATAAAAAAACTTGACCTTTTTGATATAAAAGGCGTAAGCATTTGCGGGGGGCTTGCTCATAATATGGGACAGCTCCTTGTTGCGGCTTTTATAGTAAAAACATCAGGAATCTTTTATTACATTCCCTTACTTATGTTATCCGGGGCGCTTACGGGTTTTTTAAACGGTTTCATTGCCGGGATGATGCTTAAGTATGGGGAAAATGCGAAGCTGCTGTAA
- a CDS encoding cache domain-containing protein, with the protein MKKNKHAAGIIIFVLITLIIVTSINFFLVFRTTADETISSGKYQLESIGAELENGINNAKNLTAQYAIKAQPLVNDRSALEAFIYESKDKIIKETDGVGFNVYVAGYDWHIIPDLELEDYDQTERTWFKGAIKNNGNTYVCAPYIDAVTGAICYTVSVSLENNNDVFAIDYTLSHIQNEIQKISISDNNTSVIVTEDGIIAGCSDQQYVGANLLDVYPDYIGIFNLAKTSNETVSTKLPQGLFHENLFATGTNSGWYLIVSINDWELYHDSYLWLFLGMSLNIIIFFIIFILYFITRKNEEKAQEALESKDDFLKAVTGDLKAPLNQILSNTDSRAFDEDKNYEARFQSIQDATKQLSESIQQIISYSNYVKSENRKKNRKDASRITKVSSKYRIIIIGLMSFSMLVSVASISWMTTRWCDARMQQMVGYYESQVTEWTTSQKTILDMFCVNISTKPEILNDSQEIIDYLDRITECYNQISASYIANKDFEQVVYMNTGWRPESGFKVEDRQWYMDTINSEDGFNISTPYIDAQTGNYCITFSERVYDNKTGEFLGVFGIDFYIDKLVEILGSSYSENSYAFLTDSRGTIINHPHGTYQMTGKKSTNIANLPYHKAGDDEGKVIVFTDYDGVLKVLIAKKTKVADFTVFVAFNFFTIYGRTILYGTIAFLSSIICILVIYHLLGSLIKWQEEMNNKLQDSADAAIAAGKAKSDFLAMMSHEIRTPINAIIGMNEMILRENKRDDIKGYANNIQSASKTLLSLINSILDFSKIEEGKLEIICVEYETIPLLVDIINMISARIKKTDLEFKLNIDPHLPRGMFGDDFRIKQIILNLLTNAVKYTEKGCVTLSIEGTPIDKKYVEIDVRVSDTGIGIKDTDINKLNASFQRFDQKRNRNIEGTGLGIAIVTSLLEMMGSTLLVKSVYGEGSEFSFVLKQKVTDWCDIGEINEETLITNTEDHNERFLVAEHADILVVDDNDMNLSVMKSLLKRNKIDPDFASSGAKCIEYVSFKHYDIIFLDHMMPEMDGIETLQNLKKQNLLKNDTTVIALTANAVVGAKEEYLLAGFNDYLSKPVDTVALEKTLAKYLPSFKYSYIDKAAQTKDTTTENDLLVFDKEEISKTDKLYINKLKDLHYIDTVFALSLCGSESVYISVIRMFMRTADNNKKKLAEYIENHQNKEFVLAIENTKNSARLIGAIELGNLSKELEKKAKENNIEAIREKTDLIFEWYDRIITDFNLIFK; encoded by the coding sequence GTGAAAAAGAACAAACACGCAGCGGGCATTATTATCTTTGTTCTTATTACACTGATTATTGTTACAAGCATCAATTTTTTTCTGGTTTTCAGGACTACTGCCGATGAAACAATAAGTTCAGGAAAGTATCAGCTTGAGAGTATTGGAGCTGAACTTGAAAACGGGATAAATAATGCTAAAAATTTAACAGCACAGTATGCAATTAAGGCACAGCCACTTGTAAATGATAGAAGTGCTTTGGAAGCATTTATCTATGAATCCAAGGACAAAATCATTAAGGAAACGGATGGTGTGGGCTTTAATGTTTATGTTGCTGGATATGACTGGCATATTATTCCGGATCTTGAGCTTGAGGATTATGACCAGACTGAGCGAACATGGTTTAAAGGTGCTATAAAAAATAACGGTAATACTTATGTATGCGCACCCTATATTGATGCGGTTACAGGTGCTATTTGCTACACGGTTTCCGTTTCCCTCGAAAATAATAATGACGTATTTGCTATTGATTACACTCTTTCACATATTCAAAATGAAATTCAGAAGATATCCATTTCAGACAATAACACCTCTGTAATTGTAACTGAAGATGGTATTATTGCGGGCTGCAGTGACCAACAATATGTTGGTGCAAACCTTTTAGATGTATATCCTGACTATATTGGTATTTTCAATCTTGCTAAGACATCAAATGAAACAGTTTCTACCAAACTTCCTCAAGGTCTTTTTCATGAAAACCTGTTTGCGACCGGTACGAATTCCGGATGGTACCTAATTGTTAGTATTAATGACTGGGAATTATACCATGATTCATATTTATGGCTATTCCTTGGCATGAGTCTGAATATAATCATATTCTTTATAATTTTCATTCTATATTTCATTACAAGAAAAAATGAAGAAAAAGCACAGGAAGCTTTGGAGTCAAAGGATGACTTTTTGAAGGCTGTTACAGGTGACTTAAAAGCTCCTTTGAACCAGATTCTTAGCAATACCGATTCAAGAGCATTTGATGAAGATAAAAATTATGAAGCGAGATTTCAGAGTATTCAGGATGCAACAAAACAGCTTTCCGAAAGTATTCAGCAGATAATAAGCTACTCGAATTATGTAAAGAGTGAAAATCGCAAAAAGAACAGAAAAGATGCCAGCAGAATTACAAAAGTAAGCAGTAAATACAGAATAATTATCATTGGATTAATGAGTTTTTCAATGCTTGTCAGCGTGGCTTCCATAAGCTGGATGACTACCAGATGGTGTGATGCTAGAATGCAGCAGATGGTCGGTTATTATGAAAGCCAGGTAACAGAGTGGACAACTTCTCAAAAAACTATACTTGATATGTTTTGCGTTAATATTTCAACAAAGCCGGAAATACTTAATGATTCACAGGAAATAATTGATTATCTCGACAGAATTACTGAGTGTTATAATCAGATATCCGCATCATATATAGCAAATAAGGATTTTGAACAGGTAGTATATATGAATACCGGATGGAGACCTGAGTCGGGCTTCAAAGTAGAAGACAGACAATGGTATATGGATACTATTAATTCTGAAGACGGCTTTAATATTTCTACACCCTATATTGATGCCCAGACAGGTAATTACTGTATAACTTTTTCGGAGAGAGTATATGATAATAAAACCGGAGAGTTTCTGGGCGTATTTGGTATTGATTTTTATATTGATAAATTGGTCGAAATACTTGGAAGCTCCTATTCCGAAAACAGCTATGCTTTTCTCACCGATTCAAGAGGAACTATTATAAATCATCCACACGGTACTTATCAGATGACCGGCAAAAAATCGACTAATATTGCAAATCTTCCTTATCACAAAGCAGGGGACGATGAGGGAAAGGTAATCGTATTTACTGATTATGACGGTGTTCTGAAGGTTCTTATAGCAAAAAAAACCAAGGTGGCAGATTTTACGGTTTTTGTAGCATTTAACTTCTTTACAATTTATGGAAGAACAATTCTATATGGTACCATTGCATTTTTATCCTCAATCATTTGCATATTAGTAATATATCATTTGCTTGGAAGTCTTATAAAATGGCAGGAAGAAATGAATAACAAGCTTCAGGACTCAGCTGATGCTGCAATAGCTGCAGGAAAAGCAAAAAGTGATTTCCTTGCTATGATGTCCCATGAAATAAGGACTCCCATAAATGCCATAATCGGAATGAATGAAATGATATTAAGGGAGAATAAAAGAGATGATATAAAAGGATACGCCAATAATATTCAAAGTGCTTCAAAAACACTGCTTTCACTTATAAACAGCATTCTTGATTTTTCAAAGATTGAAGAAGGAAAACTTGAAATAATATGTGTTGAATATGAAACAATCCCTTTGCTTGTTGATATTATTAATATGATTTCGGCGCGTATAAAGAAAACGGATCTTGAATTTAAACTGAATATAGATCCGCATCTGCCAAGAGGAATGTTTGGCGATGACTTCAGAATTAAGCAGATTATATTAAATCTACTTACTAACGCAGTTAAATATACGGAAAAAGGCTGTGTGACACTCTCAATTGAAGGAACACCTATTGATAAAAAATATGTTGAAATAGATGTACGTGTCTCTGATACGGGTATCGGTATTAAAGATACTGATATAAACAAACTGAACGCTTCTTTCCAGAGATTCGATCAAAAAAGAAACCGGAATATAGAAGGAACAGGACTTGGAATTGCAATTGTTACAAGTCTTCTTGAAATGATGGGCAGCACTCTTTTAGTAAAGAGTGTATATGGCGAAGGATCTGAATTTTCTTTTGTTTTAAAACAAAAGGTTACAGATTGGTGTGATATTGGCGAGATAAATGAAGAAACACTTATAACCAATACGGAAGATCACAATGAAAGATTTCTTGTTGCAGAGCATGCCGATATTTTGGTTGTTGATGATAATGACATGAATTTATCTGTAATGAAGAGCCTTTTGAAGCGAAATAAAATAGATCCTGATTTTGCATCAAGCGGTGCAAAGTGTATAGAATATGTAAGCTTCAAGCACTACGATATTATTTTCCTTGATCATATGATGCCTGAGATGGATGGTATTGAGACACTTCAAAATCTTAAGAAGCAAAATCTTTTAAAGAATGATACAACGGTAATCGCACTTACGGCCAATGCAGTTGTGGGCGCAAAGGAAGAATATCTTTTGGCAGGTTTTAATGATTATCTTTCTAAACCTGTCGATACAGTTGCACTTGAGAAGACGCTTGCAAAATATCTGCCATCATTTAAATACAGCTATATAGATAAAGCGGCACAGACCAAAGATACTACTACTGAAAATGATTTACTTGTTTTTGATAAAGAAGAAATATCAAAAACAGATAAATTGTACATAAATAAACTTAAGGATTTGCACTATATTGATACTGTATTTGCACTTTCGTTATGCGGAAGTGAAAGCGTTTATATCTCTGTTATCAGAATGTTTATGAGAACAGCGGATAACAATAAGAAAAAGCTTGCTGAATATATTGAGAATCATCAAAATAAGGAATTTGTCTTGGCTATTGAAAATACGAAAAATTCCGCAAGACTTATAGGCGCGATAGAACTTGGCAACCTGTCTAAAGAACTTGAAAAAAAGGCAAAAGAAAATAATATAGAAGCAATTAGAGAAAAAACTGACTTAATCTTCGAATGGTATGATAGAATTATTACTGATTTTAATTTGATTTTTAAATAA
- the ruvA gene encoding Holliday junction branch migration protein RuvA gives MIAFVNGILDEKRDLLAVIDVGGIGYNVNISAYTADRLPSKGENVKLYTYMSVREDAMNLYGFLTRDELEFFKLLISVSGIGPKGGQAILSVMTPDDLRFAILSGDSKSISKAPGVGKKTAERLVLELKDKISNDDILSGKAGGDGENNMIIEGDDAPQNEATQALVSLGYSLSEASKAVRKVMSTGVQGDDTEAILKMALKELI, from the coding sequence ATGATTGCTTTTGTTAATGGAATACTTGATGAAAAACGCGATTTGCTTGCTGTGATCGATGTGGGCGGTATTGGTTATAATGTAAATATATCAGCATATACGGCTGACAGACTCCCTTCCAAAGGAGAAAATGTTAAACTTTATACTTATATGAGCGTTCGTGAGGATGCCATGAATTTATATGGTTTTTTAACAAGAGATGAATTGGAGTTTTTTAAACTATTAATAAGTGTAAGCGGTATCGGCCCCAAAGGCGGACAGGCTATTTTATCGGTTATGACACCTGATGATCTTAGATTTGCGATCTTGTCGGGTGATTCGAAATCAATAAGCAAAGCTCCCGGAGTAGGTAAAAAAACAGCAGAAAGGCTGGTTTTGGAGCTTAAGGATAAGATATCAAACGATGATATTCTTTCAGGAAAAGCCGGAGGCGATGGCGAAAACAATATGATAATTGAAGGTGATGACGCTCCTCAAAATGAAGCGACTCAAGCGCTGGTTAGTCTTGGCTATTCACTTTCAGAAGCTTCAAAAGCTGTTCGAAAGGTTATGTCAACAGGTGTCCAAGGGGACGACACGGAAGCTATCCTAAAGATGGCACTGAAAGAATTAATATAA
- the ruvB gene encoding Holliday junction branch migration DNA helicase RuvB: MEKRTIRTSAERGNGAINAEALQEDKKIEGSLRPKRLKDYIGQSKIKENLNVSIEAAKKRGQSLDHILLYGPPGLGKTTLAEIIAAEMGVNCKVTSGPAIEKPGEIAAILNNLKEGDVLFIDEIHRLNRQVEEVLYPAMEDYKIDIMIGKGPSARSIRLDLPHFTLIGATTRAGMLSAPLRDRFGMLYKMEFYETEELMQIIKQSAKVLGVETEDNGAREMAKRSRGTPRIANRILKRVRDYAQVRYDGIITEEVARTALDLMDVDKLGLDHNDRTLLLTLIEKFGGGPAGLDTLAASIGEDSGTIEDVYEPYLLKNGLIGRTPRGRIVTDLAYEHLGLLPMTNT; this comes from the coding sequence ATGGAAAAAAGAACTATAAGGACTTCTGCAGAGCGGGGGAACGGAGCTATTAATGCAGAAGCTCTTCAGGAAGATAAAAAGATTGAAGGTTCACTTAGGCCAAAAAGACTAAAAGATTATATAGGACAGTCAAAAATAAAAGAGAATTTGAATGTTTCAATAGAAGCTGCAAAAAAAAGAGGACAGAGTCTTGATCATATTCTTTTGTACGGACCGCCGGGGCTTGGTAAAACGACTCTTGCGGAAATTATTGCAGCCGAAATGGGGGTTAATTGTAAGGTTACAAGCGGTCCGGCAATAGAGAAACCCGGAGAAATCGCTGCAATCCTTAATAACCTTAAAGAAGGTGATGTACTTTTTATTGATGAAATTCATAGATTAAACAGACAGGTGGAAGAGGTTCTTTATCCTGCTATGGAAGATTATAAGATTGACATTATGATCGGAAAAGGACCTTCTGCAAGATCTATAAGACTGGACCTACCGCATTTTACACTTATAGGTGCGACAACAAGAGCCGGAATGCTGTCAGCGCCTCTTCGTGACAGATTCGGTATGCTTTATAAAATGGAATTCTATGAGACGGAAGAGCTTATGCAGATAATCAAGCAATCAGCTAAAGTTCTGGGGGTGGAAACAGAAGATAACGGTGCCAGGGAAATGGCGAAAAGAAGCCGTGGAACACCAAGAATAGCAAACAGAATTCTAAAACGCGTCAGAGATTATGCTCAGGTTCGTTATGATGGAATAATTACCGAAGAGGTAGCCAGAACAGCACTTGATCTTATGGACGTCGACAAGCTGGGACTTGATCACAATGACAGGACGCTTCTTCTTACTTTAATTGAAAAGTTCGGAGGAGGACCGGCAGGTCTTGATACATTGGCTGCTTCAATAGGAGAGGATTCAGGAACTATCGAAGATGTATATGAACCGTATCTTCTAAAAAACGGTCTAATAGGCAGGACTCCCAGAGGCAGAATAGTTACAGATCTGGCATACGAACATCTTGGGCTCTTACCGATGACAAATACATGA
- the zapA gene encoding cell division protein ZapA, with product MASKTDTEVIIGGKVFTLSGYESEEYLQKVASYINNKIADYNKMDGFKRQPLDTQNVLLQLNIADDYFKAKKQVEMLEGQLSDKEKELYDIKHELIATQIKLENTEKNVKNLQSDITEDSRKIIQMETELKSLKK from the coding sequence ATGGCTTCTAAGACAGATACCGAGGTAATCATCGGGGGGAAGGTATTTACTCTGAGCGGATATGAGAGTGAAGAATATCTACAAAAGGTTGCCTCTTATATTAATAATAAGATTGCCGATTATAACAAAATGGATGGCTTTAAAAGACAGCCACTTGATACACAGAACGTACTTCTTCAATTAAATATTGCAGATGATTATTTTAAGGCCAAAAAGCAGGTTGAGATGCTTGAAGGTCAGCTTAGTGATAAGGAGAAAGAGCTTTATGACATAAAGCATGAGCTTATTGCTACTCAGATTAAACTTGAGAATACTGAGAAGAACGTTAAGAATCTTCAGTCAGACATAACAGAGGATTCCAGAAAGATCATTCAGATGGAAACAGAGCTTAAATCTCTGAAAAAGTAA
- a CDS encoding peptidase U32 family protein, translated as MRKVELLSPAGNYETMVGAFNAGADAVYLGGQGFGARAFADNFSNEEVIQAIKYAHMHGKKIYLTVNTLLKENEIPEFKAFFAPFAEAGLDGAIIQDFGVFRIIRENFPSVELHVSTQMTITGKGGANLLMDLGAKRVVPARELSLQEIEDIHNNCKFQNGESVEIEAFIHGAMCYCYSGACLFSSMVGERSGNRGRCAQPCRLPYKNGKRECYPLSLKDMCMVDRIPELIEAGIDSFKIEGRMKKPEYAAGVTSIYRKYIDKYYELAENDKEFKKGKIKLEASSEDKRLLSFLYLRSEIGEGYYFRHNSPDMVTIDNPAYNGSDDNVLSDIRNRYLTGEKKVKISASGKFKIGQPAEFKLAIFDNTRPDNNIQITAFSDNVQEAVKKPMTEDDINKQLSKFGNTFFELRDITLEMDEKGIFIPNKSLNELRRDACDKLEKAIEEFASNNVQDNFYSNENTGYFNKALSGIEEDKPDFSVTVMDSKQLKATADHIRKSDKRYRIYVDSRILFNDSDLLKDIPQNACVYVALPYVLRNETFIDGHSEIGDILEKTSEYNLKGILVRNLEELFVIKKAGYKGDVIPDYGLYMWNHEAFSLYNELFKEHKLSGFNLPLELNIHEMGEFLDALYNNFDADAKSKLPEAGIMVYGRVPMMISAGCIKNTLESCTGKRGKITEYGETNIVDRTGRVLPVTYDCRHCSNIIWNSVPVSLFKKTKKLIAFAHKYNVVYRIDFTTESEKEVSEILKAYGVILCDNKDTGKMKYDELLSTKEYTAGHFERSAD; from the coding sequence ATGCGTAAAGTTGAACTACTATCACCGGCCGGAAATTATGAAACAATGGTTGGAGCATTTAATGCCGGAGCAGATGCTGTTTATCTCGGCGGACAGGGGTTTGGAGCAAGAGCATTTGCTGATAATTTTTCGAATGAGGAAGTTATTCAAGCTATAAAATACGCCCATATGCACGGCAAGAAGATTTATCTTACGGTAAACACGTTGCTTAAAGAAAATGAAATCCCTGAATTTAAAGCTTTTTTTGCTCCTTTTGCAGAAGCGGGGCTTGATGGTGCTATTATTCAGGATTTCGGTGTTTTCAGGATTATCAGGGAAAATTTTCCGTCTGTCGAACTGCATGTAAGTACTCAGATGACTATAACCGGAAAAGGCGGTGCAAACCTTCTTATGGATCTTGGTGCAAAACGTGTAGTTCCTGCAAGAGAACTATCTTTACAGGAAATAGAAGATATTCATAATAATTGCAAATTTCAAAATGGTGAAAGTGTCGAAATTGAGGCATTTATTCATGGTGCTATGTGCTATTGCTATTCCGGTGCATGCCTATTTTCAAGCATGGTTGGCGAGCGAAGCGGTAACAGAGGACGATGCGCACAGCCATGCAGACTTCCTTATAAAAACGGTAAAAGGGAATGCTATCCGTTAAGTCTTAAGGATATGTGTATGGTTGACAGGATTCCTGAACTTATAGAGGCGGGAATTGATTCCTTTAAAATCGAAGGCCGTATGAAAAAACCGGAATATGCTGCCGGAGTAACCTCTATATACAGAAAATATATTGATAAATATTATGAACTTGCCGAAAATGATAAGGAATTCAAAAAGGGAAAAATAAAACTCGAAGCATCCTCTGAAGACAAGAGGTTACTTTCTTTCTTATATCTTCGTTCAGAAATAGGAGAAGGTTACTATTTCAGACATAACAGTCCTGATATGGTAACAATAGATAACCCTGCTTATAACGGTTCCGATGACAACGTTCTAAGCGATATCAGAAATAGATATTTAACAGGTGAGAAAAAAGTTAAAATAAGCGCATCAGGGAAATTTAAAATAGGACAACCGGCAGAATTTAAACTTGCTATTTTTGATAATACAAGACCGGATAATAACATACAGATAACAGCTTTTTCCGACAATGTTCAGGAAGCTGTAAAAAAGCCTATGACTGAAGATGACATAAATAAACAGCTTTCAAAATTTGGAAATACTTTTTTTGAGCTTCGTGATATAACTCTTGAAATGGATGAAAAAGGAATTTTTATTCCAAATAAGTCACTAAATGAGCTTAGGAGAGATGCCTGCGATAAATTAGAAAAAGCTATAGAAGAATTTGCATCCAATAATGTTCAGGATAATTTCTATTCCAATGAAAATACGGGATACTTTAATAAAGCACTTTCAGGTATTGAAGAAGATAAACCGGACTTTTCAGTGACTGTAATGGACTCTAAACAGCTTAAGGCGACTGCTGATCACATTAGAAAATCTGATAAAAGATATAGAATATATGTTGACAGCAGAATTCTATTTAATGATAGTGATCTTTTAAAGGATATACCGCAAAATGCCTGCGTTTACGTTGCGCTTCCTTATGTTCTCAGAAATGAGACTTTTATTGATGGTCATTCTGAAATTGGGGATATTCTGGAAAAGACTTCTGAGTATAATCTTAAAGGCATTCTTGTAAGAAACCTTGAAGAATTATTCGTTATAAAAAAAGCGGGATATAAAGGTGATGTTATTCCGGATTATGGTCTTTATATGTGGAATCATGAAGCTTTTTCACTGTATAATGAATTGTTTAAAGAACATAAGCTTTCGGGATTTAACTTACCGTTGGAACTCAATATTCACGAAATGGGCGAATTCCTTGATGCACTTTATAATAATTTTGATGCAGATGCAAAATCCAAACTACCTGAAGCCGGGATCATGGTTTATGGAAGAGTGCCAATGATGATTTCAGCCGGTTGTATAAAGAATACTTTGGAAAGCTGCACCGGAAAAAGAGGAAAAATTACTGAATATGGGGAAACAAATATAGTCGACCGAACCGGCAGAGTACTTCCTGTAACATATGATTGCAGACACTGCTCAAATATTATATGGAACAGTGTTCCGGTTTCTTTATTTAAAAAGACTAAAAAGCTTATTGCCTTTGCGCATAAATATAATGTTGTTTACAGAATTGATTTTACTACTGAATCTGAAAAAGAGGTTTCAGAGATTTTAAAGGCCTATGGTGTAATTTTGTGTGATAATAAAGACACTGGCAAAATGAAATATGATGAACTGTTATCAACAAAAGAATATACTGCAGGACATTTTGAGAGGAGCGCGGATTAA
- a CDS encoding FtsW/RodA/SpoVE family cell cycle protein, with the protein MELYLTEISKYVIAGSMAFYTIFSFLVFMYKGEFRRKWIYAIQTVFLFATQFACFIQIIAQTGSKRYFLLLMIQSLVLITTISLFRLVYPDGNRLLINNMCMLLMVGMIMITRISYGKGIRQFVIASASIVIAFIIPEVIFRMAFLERWGWLFAGAGLVILLILLIYGSVANGSKINFRIAGLSFQPQEMVKLIYVFFIASILSRKNDFKTVAVVTFLAAAHVIILVLLKDLGSALIYFVVYICVLFVATGNALYLISGFGSGAAASVVAYKIFPHIQQRVSAWSDPWTQIDSTGYQVTQSLFAISGGGLWGLGLYGGTPTSIPYVEEDFMFAAIAEELGIIFASCVIAICVSTFLMILLEAYKIKSNFGKLLCVGLGVMYIFQVFLTVGGDSKFIPLTGVTLPLVSYGGTSVMVTIIMLALVEGQCLVRTDERYQEYLKRKREKINEGKQ; encoded by the coding sequence ATGGAATTATATTTAACTGAGATTTCTAAATATGTGATTGCGGGAAGCATGGCGTTTTATACGATTTTCAGCTTCCTGGTTTTCATGTATAAAGGCGAATTTCGAAGAAAATGGATATATGCAATACAGACAGTTTTCCTGTTTGCGACTCAGTTTGCATGCTTTATTCAGATAATCGCACAGACAGGCTCGAAGAGATATTTTTTATTGCTGATGATACAATCGCTGGTACTTATAACTACCATATCTTTGTTCAGACTTGTCTATCCTGACGGCAACAGGCTTTTGATTAATAATATGTGCATGCTGCTGATGGTTGGAATGATCATGATAACCAGAATATCCTATGGAAAAGGGATAAGACAGTTTGTTATTGCGAGTGCATCTATTGTTATCGCTTTCATTATTCCGGAAGTTATATTCAGAATGGCATTTCTTGAAAGATGGGGATGGTTATTTGCCGGAGCTGGACTTGTTATTTTGCTTATCTTACTTATATACGGCTCTGTAGCTAACGGCTCGAAAATCAATTTCAGAATAGCCGGATTGTCATTTCAACCTCAGGAAATGGTTAAGCTGATTTATGTGTTTTTTATAGCGTCAATCCTTTCCAGGAAAAATGATTTTAAGACAGTGGCAGTTGTTACGTTTCTGGCTGCTGCGCATGTAATAATCCTTGTTTTATTAAAGGATCTTGGAAGCGCACTCATATATTTTGTTGTATATATTTGTGTACTTTTTGTTGCTACAGGCAATGCGCTTTACCTTATTTCGGGCTTCGGTTCAGGTGCTGCGGCCAGCGTTGTCGCATACAAAATATTTCCACATATTCAACAAAGAGTTTCTGCCTGGAGTGATCCCTGGACGCAGATTGATTCAACGGGATATCAGGTTACGCAATCTCTTTTTGCAATAAGCGGAGGGGGCCTTTGGGGACTTGGTTTGTATGGTGGAACCCCGACTTCAATTCCTTACGTAGAAGAGGATTTCATGTTCGCTGCAATAGCAGAAGAGCTGGGTATTATTTTTGCTTCCTGCGTTATTGCTATATGTGTTTCAACATTTTTAATGATACTTCTTGAAGCCTATAAAATTAAAAGTAACTTCGGTAAACTTTTATGTGTCGGACTTGGCGTGATGTACATATTCCAGGTTTTTCTTACTGTTGGAGGGGACTCAAAATTTATACCGCTTACGGGTGTGACTCTTCCCCTGGTAAGTTATGGCGGAACTTCGGTTATGGTCACGATTATTATGCTTGCACTGGTTGAAGGACAGTGTCTTGTCAGAACCGATGAACGCTATCAGGAGTATTTAAAAAGAAAGAGGGAAAAGATAAATGAAGGAAAACAATAA